In the Limanda limanda chromosome 1, fLimLim1.1, whole genome shotgun sequence genome, one interval contains:
- the septin5b gene encoding septin 5b isoform X2, producing the protein MTANSSRFRSRPPRSDDGEEKDYVGFATLPNQVHRKSVKKGFDFTLMVAGESGLGKSTLVNSLFLTDLHKDRKLLNAEERISQTVEITKHTVDIEEKGVKLKLTIVDTPGFGDAVNNTECWRPVTDYINLQFEQYFRDESGLNRKNIQDNRVHCCLYFIPPFGHGLRPVDVEFMKALQDKVNVVPLIAKADCLTPSEIKKLKEQLREEIGRYGIKVYQFPDCDSDEDEGFKQQDKELKETTPFAVIGSNTVVEAQGQRVRGRQYPWGIVEVENPSHCDFVKLRTMLIRTHMHDLKDITNDCHYENYRSQCIQTMTSKMNADKRVESPIPILPLPTPDGETEKIIKKKDDELKRMQQMLQKMQQQMHEQDM; encoded by the exons GAAAAGGACTATGTTGGATTTGCGACGCTGCCCAACCAGGTGCACAGGAAGTCTGTGAAAAAAGGATTTGACTTCACCCTCATGGTGGCAG GTGAATCTGGTCTGGGTAAATCCACCCTTGTGAACAGCTTGTTCCTCACTGATCTGCATAAGGACAGAAAACTACTCAATGCTGAGG AGCGCATCAGTCAGACGGTTGAGATCACGAAGCACACGGTGGACATCGAAGAGAAGGGGGTGAAGTTGAAACTAACTATTGTGGACACCCCGGGTTTTGGGGACGCTGTCAACAACACAGAGTG CTGGCGGCCTGTCACGGACTACATCAATCTCCAGTTTGAACAGTACTTCCGGGATGAGAGCGGACTCAACAGGAAGAACATCCAGGACAACAGGGTGCACTGCTGTCTGTATTTCATTCCTCCGTTCGGACATGG GCTTCGTCCAGTTGATGTAGAGTTCATGAAGGCCCTGCAGGACAAGGTTAATGTGGTCCCTCTTATTGCTAAGGCGGACTGTCTCACTCCCAGTGAGATAAAGAAACTCAAAGAGCAG TTGAGAGAGGAGATAGGTAGGTATGGGATAAAGGTCTACCAGTTCCCTGACTGCGactctgatgaagatgaggggTTCAAGCAGCAAGATAAAGAGCTGAAG GAGACCACTCCGTTTGCAGTGATCGGCAGCAACACTGTGGTAGAAGCCCAAGGTcagagggtgagagggaggcAATACCCCTGGGGCATCGTGGAGG TGGAGAACCCGTCCCACTGCGACTTTGTGAAGCTCAGGACCATGCTGATCCGAACCCACATGCACGACCTGAAGGACATCACCAATGACTGCCACTACGAGAACTACAGATCCCAGTGCATCCAGACCATGAccag TAAGATGAATGCAGACAAGCGGGTGGAGAGCCCTATCCCGATCCTGCCGCTGCCCACACCGGATGGGGAGACAGAGAAAATCATCAAAAAGAAAGATGACGAG ctgaagaggATGCAGCAGATGCTCCAGaagatgcagcagcagatgcatGAGCAGgacatgtga
- the septin5b gene encoding septin 5b isoform X1 has translation MTANSSRFRSRPPRSGEHLQEKDYVGFATLPNQVHRKSVKKGFDFTLMVAGESGLGKSTLVNSLFLTDLHKDRKLLNAEERISQTVEITKHTVDIEEKGVKLKLTIVDTPGFGDAVNNTECWRPVTDYINLQFEQYFRDESGLNRKNIQDNRVHCCLYFIPPFGHGLRPVDVEFMKALQDKVNVVPLIAKADCLTPSEIKKLKEQLREEIGRYGIKVYQFPDCDSDEDEGFKQQDKELKETTPFAVIGSNTVVEAQGQRVRGRQYPWGIVEVENPSHCDFVKLRTMLIRTHMHDLKDITNDCHYENYRSQCIQTMTSKMNADKRVESPIPILPLPTPDGETEKIIKKKDDELKRMQQMLQKMQQQMHEQDM, from the exons GAAAAGGACTATGTTGGATTTGCGACGCTGCCCAACCAGGTGCACAGGAAGTCTGTGAAAAAAGGATTTGACTTCACCCTCATGGTGGCAG GTGAATCTGGTCTGGGTAAATCCACCCTTGTGAACAGCTTGTTCCTCACTGATCTGCATAAGGACAGAAAACTACTCAATGCTGAGG AGCGCATCAGTCAGACGGTTGAGATCACGAAGCACACGGTGGACATCGAAGAGAAGGGGGTGAAGTTGAAACTAACTATTGTGGACACCCCGGGTTTTGGGGACGCTGTCAACAACACAGAGTG CTGGCGGCCTGTCACGGACTACATCAATCTCCAGTTTGAACAGTACTTCCGGGATGAGAGCGGACTCAACAGGAAGAACATCCAGGACAACAGGGTGCACTGCTGTCTGTATTTCATTCCTCCGTTCGGACATGG GCTTCGTCCAGTTGATGTAGAGTTCATGAAGGCCCTGCAGGACAAGGTTAATGTGGTCCCTCTTATTGCTAAGGCGGACTGTCTCACTCCCAGTGAGATAAAGAAACTCAAAGAGCAG TTGAGAGAGGAGATAGGTAGGTATGGGATAAAGGTCTACCAGTTCCCTGACTGCGactctgatgaagatgaggggTTCAAGCAGCAAGATAAAGAGCTGAAG GAGACCACTCCGTTTGCAGTGATCGGCAGCAACACTGTGGTAGAAGCCCAAGGTcagagggtgagagggaggcAATACCCCTGGGGCATCGTGGAGG TGGAGAACCCGTCCCACTGCGACTTTGTGAAGCTCAGGACCATGCTGATCCGAACCCACATGCACGACCTGAAGGACATCACCAATGACTGCCACTACGAGAACTACAGATCCCAGTGCATCCAGACCATGAccag TAAGATGAATGCAGACAAGCGGGTGGAGAGCCCTATCCCGATCCTGCCGCTGCCCACACCGGATGGGGAGACAGAGAAAATCATCAAAAAGAAAGATGACGAG ctgaagaggATGCAGCAGATGCTCCAGaagatgcagcagcagatgcatGAGCAGgacatgtga